The Candidatus Margulisiibacteriota bacterium genome includes the window AGTCGTGATTCGGCTGGTGACGTTGGCCGCGAGCCGTATACCAGGGATGAGGGGCGAAGGGCGAAAGTCGAGGACATATTTAAGGCGAACATGAAGCGAGCGCAGGAAGCGGTCCGCGTTCTGGAAGAGTTCGCCAAGCTGTTGAGTCCGGTTTATGGACGGAAATTCAAGGCGATCCGCTTCAAGTTATACGAACTGGAAAAAGAGCTGGCTCCGCGCGTCAGTAAGGCGGAAAAACTCGATTTTTCTTCTTACCTGATCATTGATCCGTCCGTGCATAAAGAGCCGTTAAAATTGCTCCGCTCGGGGGTCAAGATCGTCCAGCTCCGGGCCAAGGATCTCAATACGACCGATTATTTGCGGTTAGCGCAAAAGATCGGCCGGGCGGCCAGGGCGAAAGGGATCACGTTCCTGCTTAACGATCACTGGCGGCTGGTTAAGCAGGCGGGGGCGGACGGCGTCCATCTCGGTTGGGAAGATCTAAAAGGACGGTCGATGGCCGGCATTAAAAAAGCCCTGGGCAGGGATAAGATCATCGGGTTGTCAGCCCAGAGCCTGAGCGAAGCTGGCAAAGCCGCCCGGTTGGGCCCGGATTACATCGGTTTCGGTCCGGTCTTCGCGACGCCGCTCAAGGGGCAGGTCAAACCGACCGGCCTTAAAGCCCTGGGCCGGGCGGTCAAACTGGTCAGGAACCCGATCGTGGCGATCGGCGGGATCAATAAACAGAACTACCGGCAGGTCCTGGCGACCGGTTGTTCCCGCTACGCGGTCATCAGGGCGGCCGGCGCATTCCTCTAAGACGATTTTTCTGCTATAATTAGGTCATTCAGAAAGGGGTAAATACCATGGCAAAAAAACATAAGATCGCGGTTATCGGCGGGGACGGGACAGGGCCGGAGGTCGTGGCCGAAGGATTAAAGGTCCTTAAAGCGGTCGCCAAAAAGCACAACTTCGAGTACGAACTGAAAGAGTTCGACTTTACCGGCCAGCGGTACCTCAAGACCGGCAAGCTGGTCGAAGACAAGGACGTTGAGGAGCTCAAGACCTACGAGGCGATCTACCTTGGTGCGGTCGGCGATCCGGCGGTAAAGCCGGGGATCATCGAACATGGTGTCCTCTTAAAGCTCCGGTTCGCGCTCGACCAGTATATTAACCTCCGCCCGGTCATTCTCTATCCGAACGTCTGGACCCCGGTCAAGGATAAAGGGCCGGAACAGATCGATTTTGTCGTTGTCCGCGAGAACACCGAAGGGCTCTATGTCGGCACCGGCGGGTACCTGAAAAAGGGGAGCCCGGACGAAGTCGCTACCCAGGTTTCGGTCAACACCCGCAAAGGAGTAGAACGCTGCCTCCG containing:
- a CDS encoding thiamine phosphate synthase; the encoded protein is MRSNISRIIDVNLNRATEGLRVVEEICRFVLEDQRLTVTAKKLRGQLSRVVPHSLLASRDSAGDVGREPYTRDEGRRAKVEDIFKANMKRAQEAVRVLEEFAKLLSPVYGRKFKAIRFKLYELEKELAPRVSKAEKLDFSSYLIIDPSVHKEPLKLLRSGVKIVQLRAKDLNTTDYLRLAQKIGRAARAKGITFLLNDHWRLVKQAGADGVHLGWEDLKGRSMAGIKKALGRDKIIGLSAQSLSEAGKAARLGPDYIGFGPVFATPLKGQVKPTGLKALGRAVKLVRNPIVAIGGINKQNYRQVLATGCSRYAVIRAAGAFL